DNA from Lineus longissimus chromosome 7, tnLinLong1.2, whole genome shotgun sequence:
CGTATCAAGTAGAGTTTGCACCCATCCATTGAAACTTACCTGCAGGGAACTCTAAGGTACAGCAGCCCAGCGGTGGACGGAACTGTTTCACTAAGATGATACAGTCAAACTTGTACATTCTCTTGAGCGTTGGAATGATTATGACGGCTGGAAAAAAGTAGACAAGTTTAAAGCCAGGTCACCACATGTAAAGGTTTAAAGGCCTACTCTGTTCATTCAATAATttggaaattgaatttgaaaattttctaagtaatGAGTTGTACCTTACCATCACTTCCTCCATCTTTCGATTTCGTTGTCCTTTCAACTCCTTCCCAAGTCCTGAAATTAATCAGAGTGGTTAAATTCCAGCCGAGCCGAGAGATTATACCTGCCTGGCCAAATACTAATGTGGTTGAAACCAACAAGAGCCTTCTTCCCCAAGTAGGACACAATAGTGTCAATGAAAGTTCAGCTCTAGTCTAAATAACACGAATGGACACTCTACTGTAGAGTGAATTGTATTTGAGCAAAAAACTGCATTATTCAATCTCAGATATTTAGAATATGACATTGGTTCCTACCCAGCAACAGGAAAGATTTTAGAAAATATTGGATGCTTACCTTTTGTTCCCAAGAGGATCTTGGTATGTTATCAAATTGAGAGAGATCCACTTTCCAGTTGCaatttgctgaaaataaaacaatgaaattaaggATACCAATTGCGTAACTGATTAGCCTGCAATTTACAAGAAAGCTTCAGCAAGTCCTTGCTTGACCTTGGTGGACAGAGAAGGATGATTTTGAAGaggtttgtttgggcgctgatCAGTCacgcgtttcacctggaacaaagtgTCACAGTAGCTTAAGTCCGAAGTTGGCTTAGGTCTTCTGACGTGTTTTGAGTGTacgcatttgttttgttttggcgctgattcATCTTTGGTTAAAAGGGCCATCGCATGCTGACTTCCGTTCCATGTCAACTGAGGCTCACATATACCCATTTTATTTCCCTAGACCAAGGCAAGTGCCACTACAAGTACTGATGGTCAGAAAAAGGGAATAAATAGGTAATTTTGTATCAATCGAGGAAGCTGTTGTCGAGAGCTGTAACAAAATACAGTGTGGTTGCATAGATGGTTGTCACACCTGTTGGTCCAGTGTCTTCGCATCCGTAGATTTAAAGGCCGCTTTCTCTTTCTTCATTGGAGGACTCTTGGTGTCGTCGCGTTCATCTGCCATCTTTAGATCTTGCACAATCGTGCTGCAAAAACGTCCTAACCTTTGAAGACCGAATTTACTGTTAACTGTGAATGTGgcagcagtaggcctatgttgaacTTTTGAACCCTTCTTTGGGTTGAGAATTTTCGAAAACCAAGAGGAACTGGCGGCGTGACGACCAAATATTTGAGTGTTTAGACGACAACAGGAGAGATAAGAAGAAAGGAGATTTGTGCTAAAGTTCATCTGATGGCTAACTTTTGCCAAATAAAGGGAAACTTAGCAGCAAAGAACCAGAAACACGTGATATTGATAAAATTTCGTGTCATGCTACTTCGCCCACGAACCCAAAACTTGACTCTCAGTTCCATCGCCAACCAATAGTCGGCGCTACAAGCTTCGAAAATTTCTTGAAGAAGTCGGCTTCAAAAACTTGCCGATTTTACCAATTAATTCAAAAGCAAACGTCACAAGTTTGTTGGTAGGTAATATTGACCATATAGCCGTAGTTTTTCAGCAAAACCCATTGCAAAATATTTAGCATGTTGTCTAAAATCGGACGCCGAAATATATAAGATTTCTGCTAGGaaatgtctatgtactaggggTATACACTGTTGCAGTGGTGCTAAAAATAGAACACAGGTATGGGATACCCTTATATAGATCCTGGTATCTTTCTACAAGGTTCTAAGGTAGATCTAGTACATGAGAAAACCTTTACCAGTATATAACTATTACCAAAGTTGTTGTCGTGGCAATCTAATTATTCCAATAATGGTTTCAGATTATGATAAAGTGACACACCCCCTTCATAAATTTTCATGGTTAGGACCTCTGGCCTGTCAATTTATTTTCAGCATTGATTCATCATAGCATAATTTTTGTAATCAGAGATTAGAAAATATTGAGTTGGGAGGATAGAGTCAGCTAGGACATTGTAAGCTCTATGAATGATTTTGAGCGATCGATTGTattaagtaggaggaaacctacgcctACGTCGGCCAAGTTGCCTTCGCTTTTCTTAAATGAAAAAGTAATTCCAACAAGTCCTTTACCAATAGATGATCCTTATGCAATATTTCAGCAAAGAGACTTGGAACTTTCAAAAATTCGCCATTAAATGTATTTTGcaacttttgtcttttcagattcATCAGAAGAAGGCGAGTCAAAGTTACCATGGCCGAGATAGAGATATCAGGAGGGGTGTTCCATAACTTCTACCAAACCATATCGGAAGAGCTGAAATCCTCGGGAAAGTTAGACGAACTCTCAGCTGAATTTGCCAAACTCAAAACTGACGAGGAGCGAGCAAAGTTTGTTCTTGAGCTGGAGATCGTAAATGAAACGATGAAAATTGAGGAAAACTTTAATGGGAAGTCGCTGGAGGAAGCTAAGGTTTTGAGGGAGAATGGCAACCAATCCTTTCAGAAGAAGTATTACTATAATGCGTTGCAGCATTATAATGATTGCATAAGGAAAGTTCCGTTAGATGCTGATAATCCAGAAGGGAAGAATGAGCTAGCTTTGGCGTATGGGAACAGATCTGCTGTGCTGTATCATTTGAAGGACTATGAGCAGAGCTTGATTGACATTGGCCTTGCTCTTGAGTGTGGGTTTCCACCAGAGTTACATTTCAAACTCTACGACCGCCAAGGGAAGTGTTATCGTGAACTCAAGAAGAAAGGGGATGCAGTCGCTGCTTTCAAGAAGGCATCTGAGCTGCTGCAGCAGTCGAACCTTGACGAGAGTAAGAAACTAAACTGGGAAAACGACATCAGGACGCAAGCGGAGGCTTGTCAGAAATTGTCGGCAGAGAAGCCGAAAACAAAAGACTCTCAGAAGAACATTTACAAAAAGCCGAAGATTCCAGTCTTTCCTCCGAGTTGTAATAAAAATGATAAGTTCCCATGTGCGAGCGCTGTTTTTGAGTTGAAGGATTCAGCAGAGCAAGGACGCTGTGCAGTTGTGAGTAAAGATGTCAGAGTTGGTGAGGTGTTGATCGTCGAGAAACCATTTGGTTCTGTCTTACTGGCTCCGTACTACATGACCCATTGTTACAACTGCATGAAACGCACCATTGGCACTTATCCGTGTCCCAATTGTTGTACCGTTAACTTCTGTAGTAAGGAATGCCAGCAGGTGGCGTTGGATTCCTTCCACAAGAACGAATGTAAATACCTTAGTAACATCAATCTTACAGACAACTGCTGGGGGCACCTTGTTCACCGTGTCATCCTTCGAGCCGGGTATGATAAACTCACGTCGTTTAAGGAGTATTTGAAAAATGAAGGTGGTAACGTAGATTGGAATAAATTTGGTTGTGGTGACGGTGACGTTTGGGCTGAGAATGATCTGCGTACCGTGCGCTCACTCATGACACACGATTCTGACCGTACCCCAGCTGATCTGTTTTTAAGGGCGATCAAAGCAGTGTTCTTACTCAAGTGTCTTCAAAAAGGTGGCTTCTTTGGCGAGGAAGCCAAATCTGAAGATGTGGTTTTTGTTGGTGGGCTTTTGTTATCGCTCCTCCAACTCTGCCCATGCAATGCTCACGAGGTCTCCGAAATTGAGGTTTCAAGAAAAGGCATACGCCACGCTAAGTCGTTAGAAATTGGTGCTGGTCTCTACCCAACGATGAGTTTGTTGAACCATTCATGTAACCCAACTGTTGTCCGCCATTATTATGGTGATGTTTGCGTTGTCCGTGCCATCCGTAACATGCGTAAAGGTGAAGAGATAGTTGATAACTACGGTGCTCTATGGGCGGTGCATCCCAAGAAATTCCGCCAAGATAAATTAAAAGATCAGTATTATTTTAACTGCCAATGCGACGCTTGCCTTGATGACTGGCCGATATATCCTGAAATGCCCGATAACATGCCTCCAGCTCTGAAATGTGAGAAATGTAGCGAGCCGTTACTTCCCCAAGAGAACACAAACTTCACTGCCTACCCTTGCACCCAATGTAAGCACAAACATGACATGTCGAAAAAGTTACTCGTCCTCGAGCGTTCGCATGAAGTCTTTTCTGAAGCGATGGATAAAATGTTGAAAGGCGACGTTGAGGATGCATTGCCGGTGTTTGAACGCCACCTATGGTTGATGGAAGAATGTTTATGTCTTCCCTGGAAGGATTATAATAACTGCCAAGAGGCGGTGAAGCATTGTTATGCAGTCATGGCAAACTGTAAGAAAATAGATTAAAGTGagtttttgttttcaatgaCAGACATGGTGTATAGTagtcatattgtaaacaaacctgTACAGCCTTTGTCTAAAGTGAATAGCCGTGGTTTTCTATTATCTTGAGGTCATCTTTTGGGAGCGAGGGGGCAGGCAGCTATTTCAAAGTACAAAGTTCTCATTGGGATTAGTGTCACAGCAGTCACTCGTGAGAGTGAGTCTTCTTGCAATCCAGCCATTCCTTCTTCAATACTGTCCTCATCTTGCCTCACTTTTCTGTCTCAGTTTTATTATCGTCAGTGTGGGTGGGGAAAGCTAGGTCTCAGGAAGTAGAGAATGACCGTTATGTAGTCAGCAAGACTATTAATGAATCTCATGATGCGAATACTTCACATCACTTGAAAAATAGTTTCCACAATTGGTGTTAAAAATGTATTCCTGGTATGATAATTTAGGTAGATTAAAATACAATGGAACTTCTAGTGAACTTCTTGCGAAGCTCTGAAAGTGGTATCGCTCATAAATGTGTCATATCATATGATATTTTgcacttttgagaaaaatggaaaaacTTATTAATTTCCTAActatttcaaatttattttgcaGCTAACTAAGAATAATATATAAAAACATGACAATGAATATGCAATTGATAATATGTCTTACTGGTGTTACATAACGGGTCAAGATGATTAGGCTTTTCTTTTATGACGGTGACGATATGGTACATGTCGTCTATCTCAACCAAGTTTAGAAGTCCCACTTATAAAACTGGTGATACTCCTAACTGTCACTGAAGGATTTGCTGTCTCAAAGCTCCATGCGTCAATTCTCCAGTCGTTGCATTGTATAAGCTCTTTGATTTGTTGTTGGTTTTCCTAATTTAGAATGCATGCGTGTTCATTTATAATCAAAATCTGCCAACGGATTGTTCACTTTGAGCTTTTTGTGTATGATCATGTTTAAGGGGTACTATGTGTTAATTACTGTAAAACTAATCATCGACTATTGTGCAATTGAATTAAGAGGAACCACATGTAGTTGAGGTATAATGCTCTTTAATTGCTCTACATACCGGTGAAGGCTGGTAAAATGTGTTCAAGATTCTCTGGGGTAATTTGAGGGTAACTTCAAATGTTTAACAAACCGCATAGTTTTAATAAACTCATTTAATaacaatattttgtttgaaGTCATTTTCTCATATTGTATTTGAAGGTCTATGCACACTCTTAGGAATAAAGGTTCGGAGCTTAAGAAAACTTCAATAAGCCCAGTAACCTATCTTTCTAACTCTACTGTGCTTTGATGACTTCTCCTTCAACGTTTGCCCTGCAGCTGGAGGCGATATTCTCCAGAGGAATATCTTCCCAGAGTCCACGCAagttactcatgtttctcacttggtggggtcttttgcttggccctggcatagacaccagatacaaggaacctcacgGGTTTTGAGTTTAATTCGAAGGACTGAGTGCTCAGACGACGGATCATGCGGCAATTCCACAATGGTTGTAGTCGGTTTCACAATGAATGGCGCTAGGAGTTTT
Protein-coding regions in this window:
- the LOC135491466 gene encoding SET and MYND domain-containing protein 4-like is translated as MAEIEISGGVFHNFYQTISEELKSSGKLDELSAEFAKLKTDEERAKFVLELEIVNETMKIEENFNGKSLEEAKVLRENGNQSFQKKYYYNALQHYNDCIRKVPLDADNPEGKNELALAYGNRSAVLYHLKDYEQSLIDIGLALECGFPPELHFKLYDRQGKCYRELKKKGDAVAAFKKASELLQQSNLDESKKLNWENDIRTQAEACQKLSAEKPKTKDSQKNIYKKPKIPVFPPSCNKNDKFPCASAVFELKDSAEQGRCAVVSKDVRVGEVLIVEKPFGSVLLAPYYMTHCYNCMKRTIGTYPCPNCCTVNFCSKECQQVALDSFHKNECKYLSNINLTDNCWGHLVHRVILRAGYDKLTSFKEYLKNEGGNVDWNKFGCGDGDVWAENDLRTVRSLMTHDSDRTPADLFLRAIKAVFLLKCLQKGGFFGEEAKSEDVVFVGGLLLSLLQLCPCNAHEVSEIEVSRKGIRHAKSLEIGAGLYPTMSLLNHSCNPTVVRHYYGDVCVVRAIRNMRKGEEIVDNYGALWAVHPKKFRQDKLKDQYYFNCQCDACLDDWPIYPEMPDNMPPALKCEKCSEPLLPQENTNFTAYPCTQCKHKHDMSKKLLVLERSHEVFSEAMDKMLKGDVEDALPVFERHLWLMEECLCLPWKDYNNCQEAVKHCYAVMANCKKID